A window from Pseudomonas moraviensis encodes these proteins:
- the hisI gene encoding phosphoribosyl-AMP cyclohydrolase, producing the protein MKNWLDEIKWDADGLVPAIAQDHKTGRVLMMAWMNREALELTAAENRAIYWSRSRGKLWRKGEESGHVQTLHEMRLDCDADVIILMVEQIGDIACHTGRQSCFYRVFENGDWKTVDPVLKDPHAIYSAGHTHE; encoded by the coding sequence ATGAAAAACTGGCTGGACGAGATCAAGTGGGACGCTGACGGCCTGGTGCCGGCGATCGCTCAGGATCACAAGACCGGGCGCGTATTGATGATGGCCTGGATGAACCGCGAAGCGCTGGAACTGACCGCAGCGGAGAATCGTGCAATCTACTGGTCACGTTCCCGTGGCAAGCTGTGGCGCAAGGGCGAAGAGTCCGGCCATGTGCAGACTCTGCATGAAATGCGTCTGGACTGTGACGCCGACGTGATCATCCTGATGGTTGAACAGATCGGCGACATCGCCTGCCACACCGGCCGTCAAAGCTGCTTTTACCGAGTCTTCGAAAACGGCGACTGGAAAACGGTCGACCCGGTTCTGAAAGACCCGCATGCCATCTACTCCGCAGGACACACACATGAGTGA
- the ubiB gene encoding ubiquinone biosynthesis regulatory protein kinase UbiB — translation MKLLAVRRLLRIQRVVIRYRLDDLLFDLPLPWFLLAVRFLLPWRWLPRKPLELNRGARLRLALQDLGPIFIKFGQILSTRRDLLPEDIADELMLLQDRVPPFDSQVSIKLIEEQLGKKISEVFSRFDVEPLASASVAQVHAAQLKSGEEVVVKVIRPGLKPVIAQDLAWLFILARAAEKFSADARLLHPVDVVQDYEKTIYDELDLLREAANASQLRRNFEGSQLLYVPQVYWDWCRPKVLVMERIYGIQVTDLATLADQRTDMKMLAERGVEIFFTQVFRDSFFHADMHPGNIFVSTVNPWSPQYIAIDCGIVGSLTPEDQDYLARNLFAFFKRDYRRVAQLHIDSGWVPAETKLNEFEAAIRTVCEPIFEKPLKDISFGQVLMRLFQTARRFNMEVQPQLVLLQKTLLNIEGLGRQLYPDLDLWNTAQPFLERWMRERVSPKALLGNVHSQLEQIPHLSNMARDLLERMSQPHAKDPPPPWHKRKDDWFLRLLGCAHLAGGATLAAGGPLTDWAHWPAGIMVAVGLYLVVRR, via the coding sequence ATGAAGCTGCTTGCCGTCCGCCGTCTGTTGCGCATCCAGCGCGTCGTGATCCGCTACCGCCTCGATGACCTGCTGTTCGATCTGCCGCTGCCGTGGTTTCTCCTGGCCGTGCGCTTTCTGCTGCCGTGGCGCTGGCTGCCGCGCAAGCCGCTGGAGCTCAACCGTGGCGCGCGCTTGCGCCTGGCGTTGCAGGATCTGGGGCCGATCTTCATCAAGTTCGGGCAGATCCTTTCGACCCGTCGCGACCTGTTGCCGGAAGACATCGCCGATGAGCTGATGCTCCTGCAGGACCGCGTGCCGCCGTTCGATTCGCAGGTGTCGATCAAGCTGATCGAAGAACAGCTGGGCAAGAAAATCAGCGAAGTGTTCAGCCGTTTCGACGTTGAACCGCTGGCCTCGGCCTCGGTGGCGCAGGTGCATGCGGCGCAGCTCAAAAGCGGCGAAGAAGTGGTGGTCAAGGTCATTCGCCCTGGCCTGAAACCGGTGATTGCCCAAGATCTGGCGTGGCTGTTCATCCTCGCCCGTGCTGCCGAGAAATTCTCCGCTGACGCGCGCCTGCTGCACCCGGTCGATGTGGTGCAGGATTACGAAAAAACCATTTACGACGAACTCGACCTGTTGCGCGAAGCGGCCAACGCCAGCCAGTTGCGCCGCAACTTCGAAGGCTCGCAGCTGCTGTACGTGCCGCAAGTCTACTGGGACTGGTGCCGGCCGAAAGTGCTGGTGATGGAGCGCATCTACGGGATTCAGGTCACTGACCTGGCGACCCTCGCCGACCAGCGCACCGACATGAAAATGCTTGCCGAGCGCGGTGTGGAGATCTTCTTCACGCAGGTGTTCCGCGACAGTTTCTTCCACGCCGACATGCACCCGGGCAACATTTTCGTCAGCACCGTCAACCCGTGGAGCCCGCAGTACATTGCGATCGACTGCGGCATCGTCGGCAGCCTGACCCCGGAAGACCAGGATTATCTGGCGCGCAATCTGTTCGCCTTCTTCAAGCGTGACTACCGCCGTGTCGCGCAGTTGCACATCGACTCGGGCTGGGTGCCGGCGGAAACCAAACTCAATGAATTCGAAGCGGCGATCCGTACCGTCTGCGAACCGATCTTCGAAAAACCGTTAAAAGATATTTCATTTGGCCAGGTGCTGATGCGCCTGTTCCAGACCGCGCGCCGCTTCAACATGGAAGTGCAGCCCCAACTGGTGCTGTTGCAGAAGACTCTGCTGAACATCGAAGGCCTCGGTCGCCAGCTGTATCCGGATCTGGATCTGTGGAACACCGCGCAGCCGTTTCTCGAGCGCTGGATGCGCGAGCGCGTCAGCCCGAAAGCCTTGCTGGGCAACGTGCACAGCCAGCTGGAGCAGATTCCGCACCTGTCGAACATGGCCCGCGACCTGCTCGAGCGCATGTCGCAACCCCATGCCAAAGACCCGCCGCCGCCGTGGCACAAACGAAAGGACGACTGGTTCCTGCGCCTGCTCGGCTGCGCGCATCTGGCCGGCGGCGCGACCCTCGCCGCTGGTGGCCCGCTGACCGATTGGGCGCACTGGCCCGCCGGGATCATGGTGGCGGTCGGCTTGTATCTGGTCGTTCGCCGATAG
- a CDS encoding ubiquinone biosynthesis accessory factor UbiJ, producing the protein MLLTGLLASVELGLNRVLRLDSTALPRLAHLTGKVIAVDCRSPALQLFILPSDEGLMLASQWAADVDCTLRAPASSLVKLALSKDKTAVLHAPEVELDGDSGVLLELAGVLQDLELDWEYELSRWLGPVATQLLGGHLRSRARWYQQGFASLNQNLAEYLAEESRTLVGQREAEARFSELDRIKLDLERLEARFERLSRSLDPSDNA; encoded by the coding sequence ATGTTGCTGACCGGGCTGCTCGCCAGCGTCGAACTCGGCCTCAACCGGGTGCTGCGTCTCGACAGCACGGCGCTGCCGCGCCTGGCGCATCTGACCGGCAAGGTGATTGCTGTCGATTGCCGCAGCCCGGCCCTGCAACTGTTCATTCTGCCCAGCGACGAAGGCCTGATGCTGGCTTCACAGTGGGCGGCGGACGTCGATTGCACATTGCGCGCACCGGCCTCGAGCCTGGTGAAACTGGCCCTGAGCAAAGACAAGACCGCCGTGCTGCACGCTCCGGAAGTCGAGCTCGATGGCGACAGCGGCGTGTTGCTGGAGCTGGCCGGTGTGCTGCAAGACCTCGAGCTGGACTGGGAGTACGAACTCTCGCGCTGGCTCGGTCCGGTCGCCACGCAGTTGCTCGGTGGTCATCTGCGCAGCCGCGCGCGCTGGTATCAACAAGGATTTGCCAGCCTCAACCAGAATCTTGCCGAATACCTCGCCGAAGAATCACGCACCCTTGTCGGGCAGCGCGAAGCCGAAGCGCGGTTCAGCGAACTGGACCGGATCAAACTTGATCTGGAACGACTCGAGGCGCGTTTCGAGCGCCTTTCCCGATCCCTCGACCCAAGCGATAACGCATGA
- the ubiE gene encoding bifunctional demethylmenaquinone methyltransferase/2-methoxy-6-polyprenyl-1,4-benzoquinol methylase UbiE → MTDQRKGSDAEPTTHFGFKNVPESQKAEKVAEVFHSVAAKYDLMNDLLSGGMHRLWKRFAIELSGVRSGNRVLDIAGGTGDLTRKFSHLVGPTGQVVLADINESMLKVGRDRLLDLGVAGNVEFVQADAEKLPFPDNHFDCVTIAFGLRNVTHKEDALRSMLRVLKPGGRLLVLEFSKPTNALMSKAYDAYSFAFMPLMGKLITNDSESYRYLAESIRMHPNQETLKSMMVEAGFDRVTYHNMTAGIVALHRGIKP, encoded by the coding sequence ATGACTGATCAGCGCAAAGGCAGCGATGCCGAACCCACCACTCACTTCGGCTTCAAAAACGTTCCGGAAAGCCAGAAAGCGGAAAAAGTCGCTGAGGTTTTCCATTCCGTAGCCGCGAAATACGACCTGATGAACGACCTTCTGTCGGGCGGCATGCACCGCCTGTGGAAGCGTTTCGCGATCGAGCTTTCCGGCGTGCGCAGCGGCAACCGCGTGCTCGACATCGCCGGCGGCACCGGCGACCTGACCCGCAAGTTCTCGCACCTCGTTGGCCCGACTGGCCAAGTGGTGCTGGCCGACATCAACGAATCGATGCTCAAGGTCGGCCGTGATCGCCTGCTCGATCTCGGCGTTGCCGGCAATGTCGAATTCGTCCAGGCCGACGCAGAAAAGCTGCCGTTCCCGGACAACCATTTCGACTGCGTAACCATCGCCTTCGGCCTGCGCAACGTGACGCACAAAGAGGACGCGCTGCGTTCGATGCTGCGCGTGCTCAAGCCCGGCGGACGCCTGCTGGTGCTGGAATTCTCCAAGCCGACCAATGCGCTGATGTCCAAAGCCTACGACGCCTACTCGTTCGCCTTCATGCCGCTGATGGGCAAGCTGATCACCAACGATTCGGAAAGCTACCGCTACCTGGCCGAATCGATCCGCATGCACCCGAATCAGGAAACCCTGAAGTCGATGATGGTCGAAGCCGGTTTCGACCGCGTGACCTATCACAACATGACCGCAGGTATCGTCGCCCTGCACCGCGGCATCAAACCCTGA
- a CDS encoding polyhydroxyalkanoic acid system family protein, protein MAKISVERAHTLGKEAAREKADKLARKLNEQYGLEPQWSGDTLNLKRSGVKGAVHVADDSIRVDVELGLMMSAMSGMIKAEIERALDKALA, encoded by the coding sequence ATGGCCAAAATCAGTGTTGAGCGCGCCCACACCCTGGGCAAGGAAGCCGCCCGCGAGAAGGCCGACAAACTGGCCAGGAAGCTCAATGAACAATACGGCCTGGAGCCGCAGTGGTCAGGCGACACCCTGAACCTCAAGCGCTCGGGCGTGAAAGGCGCAGTGCATGTGGCGGACGATTCGATCAGGGTCGACGTCGAGCTGGGCCTGATGATGTCGGCCATGAGCGGCATGATCAAAGCCGAGATCGAAAGAGCCCTCGACAAAGCCTTGGCCTGA
- a CDS encoding phasin family protein, with protein sequence MAKVILKKKIDAPTSTLSDVKSYARKIWLAGLGAYTKVGQEGSEYFQELVAAGQTVEKKGKKAVSEKLLAANAEIDDAATQVSSFKGRVEVQLDKVEKAFDNRVASALNRIGIPSKHDVEALSAKLDELTALLERVARKS encoded by the coding sequence ATGGCCAAAGTCATTTTGAAGAAAAAAATCGACGCTCCGACTTCCACTCTGAGCGACGTCAAATCCTATGCCCGCAAGATCTGGCTGGCAGGCCTGGGCGCCTATACCAAGGTCGGCCAGGAGGGCAGCGAGTACTTCCAGGAACTCGTCGCCGCTGGTCAAACTGTTGAAAAGAAAGGCAAAAAAGCCGTGAGCGAAAAACTCCTCGCGGCCAACGCCGAGATCGATGATGCGGCCACTCAGGTCAGCTCGTTCAAGGGTCGTGTTGAAGTTCAGCTGGACAAGGTCGAGAAGGCCTTCGACAACCGTGTGGCCAGCGCCTTGAATCGGATCGGCATTCCGTCTAAACATGACGTTGAGGCACTCTCTGCTAAGCTCGATGAGCTGACGGCATTGCTCGAACGCGTCGCGCGAAAATCTTAA
- a CDS encoding phasin family protein, whose protein sequence is MAGKKNTDKESSSWVGKVESYSRKIWLAGLGVYSKIDTDGSKLFDALVKDGEKAEKLTKTAVGKKVEDSTSSAKSRISGVKDRALGKWDELEGAFDKRLNSAISRLGVPSRNEVKALNAKVDTLTRQIEKLTGLKAQPVAAKTAAAKPASKTAAAKPATKTAAKPLTKAAAKPAAKAAAKPAAKTAAAKPATKAATKPVAAKAAAKPATKAAAKPAAKTAAKPAAKPAAKTAAAKPAAKPAAKPAAAKKPAVKKPAAPKAAAPKPAAAPSTAPTAPANAANSAAAPTAAATPTAASTPSTPSSQS, encoded by the coding sequence ATGGCTGGCAAAAAGAACACCGATAAAGAAAGCAGCTCGTGGGTCGGGAAGGTCGAGTCCTACTCCCGCAAGATCTGGCTGGCTGGTTTAGGCGTGTACTCGAAGATCGACACTGACGGCAGCAAACTCTTCGATGCATTGGTCAAAGACGGCGAGAAAGCCGAGAAGCTCACCAAGACAGCAGTCGGCAAGAAAGTCGAGGACTCGACCTCCTCGGCGAAGTCGCGCATCAGCGGCGTGAAAGACCGCGCACTGGGCAAATGGGACGAGCTGGAAGGCGCGTTCGACAAGCGCCTGAACAGCGCGATTTCGCGCCTGGGTGTGCCGAGCCGCAATGAGGTCAAGGCGCTCAACGCCAAGGTCGATACGCTGACCAGGCAGATCGAGAAACTCACCGGTCTGAAGGCTCAGCCCGTAGCGGCGAAAACCGCGGCGGCGAAACCGGCTAGCAAAACTGCGGCGGCCAAACCTGCAACGAAAACCGCAGCCAAGCCACTGACCAAAGCGGCGGCAAAACCTGCTGCGAAAGCTGCGGCCAAGCCGGCCGCGAAAACGGCAGCCGCCAAGCCTGCGACCAAAGCGGCCACCAAACCGGTTGCCGCCAAAGCCGCTGCCAAACCGGCAACCAAAGCAGCAGCAAAACCTGCGGCTAAAACTGCAGCGAAACCAGCGGCCAAGCCAGCAGCGAAGACCGCTGCCGCCAAACCTGCTGCGAAGCCTGCGGCCAAACCGGCTGCGGCGAAAAAGCCTGCAGTGAAAAAACCGGCCGCGCCGAAAGCCGCTGCACCGAAACCGGCCGCCGCGCCATCGACGGCTCCAACAGCTCCGGCCAACGCGGCAAATTCCGCCGCGGCACCCACGGCAGCAGCTACCCCGACTGCAGCATCGACTCCGTCGACGCCATCCAGTCAGTCCTGA
- a CDS encoding TetR/AcrR family transcriptional regulator — MKTRDRILECALQLFNEKGEPNVSTMEVANEMGISPGNLYYHFHGKEPLILGLFERFQHELAPLLDPPPDVELAPEDYWLFLHLIVERLAQYRFLFQDLSNLAGRLPKLAKGIRNLLNALKRTLASLLARLKAAGQLVSDTQALGQLVEQVTMTLLFSLDYQRILDREGEVRLVVYQIMMLVAPHLLPPVKVATERMALQYLEDHD; from the coding sequence ATGAAAACCCGCGACCGGATTCTCGAATGTGCGCTGCAACTGTTCAACGAAAAGGGCGAGCCGAACGTGTCCACCATGGAAGTGGCCAACGAAATGGGGATCAGCCCCGGCAACCTCTACTACCACTTCCACGGCAAGGAACCACTGATTCTCGGTCTGTTCGAGCGCTTCCAGCATGAACTCGCGCCACTGCTCGACCCACCGCCGGACGTGGAGCTGGCACCGGAGGATTACTGGCTGTTTCTGCATTTGATCGTCGAGCGACTGGCGCAATACCGGTTCCTGTTCCAGGACCTGTCGAACCTCGCCGGACGCCTGCCGAAACTGGCCAAGGGCATTCGCAACCTGCTTAACGCGTTGAAGAGGACGCTGGCGTCGCTGCTGGCGCGGTTGAAGGCTGCCGGGCAACTGGTCAGCGATACCCAGGCGCTGGGGCAACTGGTGGAGCAGGTGACCATGACGTTGCTGTTCTCACTGGATTACCAGCGGATCCTCGATCGTGAGGGTGAGGTTCGGTTGGTGGTTTATCAGATCATGATGCTGGTGGCGCCGCATCTGCTGCCGCCGGTGAAGGTGGCGACAGAGCGGATGGCGCTGCAATACCTTGAGGATCACGACTGA
- the phaC gene encoding class II poly(R)-hydroxyalkanoic acid synthase, which translates to MREKPATGVVPSPAVFINAQSAIAGLRGRDLLSTLRSVAAHGLRNPLHSARHALTLGGQLGRVLLGETLHPTNPQDSRFADPAWSLNPFYRRSLQAYLAWQKQVKSWIDEGDMSPEDRARAHFAFTLLNDAVAPSNTLLNPLAVKELFNSGGQSLVRGLSHLFDDLLHNDGLPRQVTRQAFEVGKTVATTTGSVVFRNEMFELIQYKSMSEKQYAKPLLVVPPQINKYYIFDLSPQNSFVQYALKNSLQTFMISWRNPDVRHREWGLSSYVEAVEEAMNICRAITGAREVNLMGACAGGLTIAALQGHLQAKRQLRRVASATYLVSLLDSQIDTPATLFADEQTLEAAKRRSYQRGVLDGRDMARVFAWMRPNDLIWSYFVNNYLLGKEPPAFDILYWNNDNTRLPAALHGDLLDFFKHNPLTHAGGLEVCGTPIDLQKVNVDSFSVAGMNDHITPWDAVYRSTLLLGGERRFVLSNSGHVQSILNPPSNPKAAYVENARLSSDPRAWYYDARHVEGSWWPQWLEWVAQRSGALHETRTTLGSPNYPPMEAAPGTYVHVR; encoded by the coding sequence ATGCGCGAAAAACCAGCGACGGGCGTGGTGCCCAGCCCCGCCGTGTTTATCAACGCCCAAAGCGCGATCGCCGGCCTGCGTGGCAGGGATCTGCTGTCGACACTGCGCAGCGTCGCCGCCCACGGCTTGCGCAATCCGTTGCACAGCGCCAGGCACGCGTTGACATTGGGCGGACAACTGGGCCGCGTTCTGCTCGGCGAAACCCTGCATCCGACCAATCCGCAAGACAGCCGCTTCGCCGATCCGGCGTGGAGCCTCAACCCGTTCTATCGGCGCAGCCTGCAGGCGTATCTGGCCTGGCAGAAACAGGTCAAGAGCTGGATCGACGAAGGCGACATGAGTCCCGAAGATCGTGCCCGTGCGCACTTCGCTTTCACCCTGCTTAATGACGCCGTGGCGCCCTCCAACACTCTGCTCAACCCGCTGGCGGTCAAGGAGTTGTTCAATTCCGGCGGGCAGAGTCTGGTGCGTGGCCTGAGCCATCTGTTCGATGATCTGTTGCACAACGACGGCCTGCCACGGCAAGTGACCAGGCAGGCGTTCGAGGTCGGCAAAACCGTAGCGACCACCACCGGGTCGGTGGTATTCCGCAACGAAATGTTCGAGTTGATCCAGTACAAATCGATGAGCGAAAAGCAGTACGCCAAGCCGTTGCTGGTGGTGCCGCCGCAAATCAACAAGTACTACATTTTCGATCTGAGCCCGCAGAACAGCTTCGTCCAGTATGCCCTGAAAAACAGCCTGCAGACTTTCATGATCAGCTGGCGCAACCCCGATGTGCGCCATCGCGAGTGGGGCCTTTCGAGTTATGTCGAAGCGGTCGAAGAAGCGATGAACATCTGCCGGGCGATTACCGGCGCGCGCGAAGTGAACCTGATGGGTGCCTGCGCCGGCGGCCTGACCATCGCCGCCCTGCAAGGCCATCTGCAGGCCAAACGGCAACTGCGTCGGGTCGCCAGCGCGACGTATCTGGTCAGCCTGCTCGACAGCCAGATCGACACCCCGGCCACGCTGTTCGCCGATGAACAAACACTGGAAGCAGCCAAGCGTCGCTCCTATCAGAGGGGCGTGCTCGACGGTCGCGACATGGCCAGGGTCTTCGCCTGGATGCGCCCCAACGATTTGATCTGGAGCTACTTCGTCAACAACTACCTGCTGGGCAAAGAGCCGCCAGCCTTCGACATCCTCTACTGGAACAACGACAACACGCGCCTGCCCGCGGCATTGCACGGTGATCTGCTGGACTTCTTCAAGCACAACCCGCTGACCCACGCTGGCGGTCTCGAGGTGTGCGGCACGCCGATCGATCTGCAGAAGGTCAACGTCGACAGCTTCAGCGTCGCCGGCATGAACGACCACATCACGCCATGGGACGCGGTGTACCGCTCGACCCTGCTGCTCGGTGGCGAGCGGCGCTTCGTGCTGTCCAACAGCGGCCACGTGCAAAGCATCCTCAACCCGCCGAGCAATCCGAAAGCTGCCTACGTCGAAAACGCCAGACTGAGCAGCGACCCGCGCGCCTGGTACTACGACGCCAGACATGTCGAGGGCAGTTGGTGGCCGCAGTGGCTGGAGTGGGTCGCGCAGCGCTCCGGCGCGCTGCACGAGACCCGTACCACCCTCGGCAGCCCGAATTATCCACCGATGGAAGCGGCACCCGGCACCTACGTGCATGTGCGTTGA
- the phaZ gene encoding poly(3-hydroxyalkanoate) depolymerase yields MPQPFIFRTVDLDGQTLRTAVRPGKPHLTPLLIFNGIGANLELVFPFVAALDPDLEVIAFDVPGVGGSSTPNRPYRFPGLAKLTARMLDYLDYGQVNVIGVSWGGALAQQFAYDYPERCKKLVLAATAAGAVMVPGKPKVLWMMASPRRYIQPSHVIRIAPMIYGGSFRRDPTLAASHAAKVRSAGKLGYYWQLFAGLGWTSIHWLHKIHQPTLVLAGDDDPLIPLINMRMLAWRIPNAQLHIIDDGHLFLITRAEAVAPIIMKFLEEERLRAVMHPHPTPLGG; encoded by the coding sequence ATGCCGCAACCGTTCATATTCCGCACCGTCGATCTGGATGGCCAGACCCTCCGCACGGCGGTGCGTCCCGGCAAGCCTCATTTGACGCCTCTGCTGATTTTCAACGGCATCGGCGCCAACCTGGAGCTGGTGTTTCCGTTTGTCGCGGCGCTGGACCCGGATCTGGAAGTGATTGCCTTCGACGTGCCCGGGGTCGGCGGCTCTTCGACGCCGAACCGGCCATATCGCTTTCCCGGTCTGGCGAAACTGACGGCGCGGATGCTCGATTATCTCGACTACGGTCAGGTCAATGTGATCGGCGTGTCGTGGGGCGGCGCCCTGGCGCAGCAGTTTGCCTACGACTACCCCGAGCGCTGCAAGAAACTGGTGCTGGCGGCCACCGCTGCCGGTGCGGTGATGGTGCCGGGCAAACCGAAAGTGCTGTGGATGATGGCCAGCCCGCGCCGCTACATTCAGCCGTCCCATGTGATTCGCATCGCGCCGATGATCTACGGCGGCTCGTTCCGCCGCGACCCGACGCTGGCTGCCAGCCATGCGGCAAAAGTGCGCTCGGCGGGCAAGCTCGGTTACTACTGGCAACTGTTCGCCGGCCTTGGCTGGACCAGCATTCACTGGCTGCACAAGATCCATCAGCCGACGCTGGTGCTGGCCGGCGATGACGATCCGCTGATCCCGCTGATCAACATGCGCATGCTTGCCTGGCGCATTCCCAACGCGCAGTTGCACATCATCGATGACGGCCATCTGTTCCTGATCACCCGCGCCGAAGCAGTGGCGCCGATCATCATGAAGTTTCTCGAGGAGGAGCGTCTGCGCGCGGTCATGCACCCGCATCCGACACCGCTGGGCGGCTGA